The sequence below is a genomic window from Gossypium hirsutum isolate 1008001.06 chromosome A11, Gossypium_hirsutum_v2.1, whole genome shotgun sequence.
aagttgtgtgcgacgtaatgcctattcaagcctgccatttgttgctaggagaaccgtggcaactggatcgaaaagtcactcacgatggtcgtaccaataggtattccttcaagcatcaaggaaagaaacttaccttagtgccgctcactccggaacaagtccatgaggaccaaatcaaactgagaaattctgttaaaacaagtgaggaaaaagaaaaaaagaatgaaaaagagcaaaaagagattgagagtgaaaaggaatgtgaaacagaaaagaaatttgaaaaagaagttgaagaaagaagagaaaatgagttagaaaaagaaacaaaagaaaaagacgaggaaaggctagtgatgaatgtttccactaaccaagatatgaatttttcttgtgttgctacttttcaggttcctgaaagatcgaaagataactttcaacttcaatacctctcaaatgaaagacgctttcatacgatcaacttaggcaaagatgaaatcacactacatgatcccgaaggtaagcgaggtaaggaaattttagaaaccgagtccagtgcagatttgaaaattattgataaaacttttggtgacttagttcttaaaagatcccctcattttgattcgattaattgttactcttcgattgtggttgataaagtcattacgaaaagaagcgtgatttgttattctcttgatttaccttgtgtaaaatcctcgaatttgtccaaatctgttttggagaataaggtaacgaaattttccaattttgttttcaatttatattcgtgccttaaacagtttatgtggttgtacatgaagtttgagttccatttgacaaaggttaactcaacaacggagattcgactacactatgcccccgatgagcgaaggtttgttttaaatgaaaaaggtaaaatcgacccttattcttctgcttatcgaggtaagatgcttgaaacctttgaaacacttttgtactcctcggatagtgataaagatcgtgttgatgaacacttagatcgaaacgtgcttgactgtcctattttatttattgatgatctatctgttttgatggttgataaaaagattcttgtttttgataatgcatgtgtgagtgaatctatagaccgtcgattaatgcatggtatgattatgcaactctgtgaaccatgtgaatcttttcaaatacctacttgtgacgattatgtttaccatttgatttattactcgcaatttattcatggtttgtgggaacaatgtgagacgactgaatgccttaaaacatgtccatctttgtttcaaatatttgacgaggcagtggtgagtaaattagattgtttgcatggtaatctgaatctgtccattcacatacgttatacctgttctgttatgcttatgattggactacaagcttgtttccgttgctatttactatctcatggctattcttttcagtggactcaattgccattagtcccgttcgatagaggaaagtcgagttcatttgattttttagattcgaggacgaatctttttgaggaagggggaatgatacgagtcacaaaagcccaaattcttgaaggcgaggcccaataagcaaattcccagcccaatcaagaaatccatccatacttagttgaaaatcaggccaaattgtcaaagtggcccaagttgtaaagttttatttttatttatttatttatttattttatttagtttaaatttttatattcagtccaagagtcccaaataaaagacccttggccgaatttccatattaaaataattaggagttttttttagttttagttttagtgttctaattaaattaggaaaacatttgaaatgcctatttatatggcttggccagccaccctacattacattacaattacattgaaaatttcagatttgatttgagtgaaaattctctttgagttcttcaaggattttctcttgagttttctttagaagttgttttaacaatctttttgattgtgggagccatcttcaaccttcttcttgccattgatattctttggaggggagattagagccgtttgaagggagttgtgagatctttcgagatttcaaggcttcttaggacttatcttttaatttcttactgtcaattctttctttatttctacttgtgctgaatcattatctaatctattttctgttcttattgtgttttcagcctttttctatcttaaggaatcagcccaaaaatccccaatttctagggtttttccatactctttttgggtgaaattagattgtcaaaatttggggaaaactatcttggtgttcaattgggcagaatcacaatctccttgagggtttcaagaaccctaacacttatttctattctcaatttgattctttgctgatttggggattttatttcagatctgaaaattcaaaaatctaatcttttaattttttgtttcgtttcagatctaattgtttagggttttcgtaggagtttctcgtgacttggcaactcgatcttggtccgcgcgcaaccccgtatcatgtACTTTATACTGACATGatattatttgtcttatatgtaacgtaaaaaaataaaaattataaaaatattcaaaaatatttaagaacatatataatataaagtgTAAAAAGATCCTTTTCTTAATGCATAAAATGCACGAGGATTGCCATAGAGTTGTCTTGTTTAAAAATGTAatgttttaattagtattttgCCAAATTTAGCCCAAAAAAGAAATAAGAGCCAAATTGACAGAAAATGTAAACATCaagggctaaatttatcattattccataagaaaattcatcaaaagaaggcataataatttttttggccctccaactttacaaaaagaTTATTTCAGCCCTCCATTTAATTTTCGTCTCTTTTAGCCCTTAAAATTCCATTTTTTGTCAAATCGtcccaaaatggatgaaaaagttaacgATGGTTAACTTTTCTGACATGGCATACATATGGATGATATGTcactatttaattaattttttaaaattttaaaatagtaaaaaaattatattttttttaatttttaaaatttttaaaattaattaaatgctaacatttcatccacgtgtatgccatattcgtaaagttaaaaaaatattaattttgataataaatgtaagtttaagggctaagcaaaaaaataaatagaggGCTGAAATGTTGTAAAGTTAGAGGGACAAATAATTCATTATGCGTAAAAAGAAACGTATAGTATAAGGacctaaaaataatatatacctGAAGCGAGCTAAGGGAAAGAGACCTTTCATCTTTCCTCTGTTTTTCTTATTCTCGGATTCTCTCTTCATCTCCCAATTCTCAAAAccctaattatatttttttatttccctttttgaTTCAGCAATCGGGGCTTGCCAATGGCCAACAGTAATCTCCCTCGAAGAATCATCAAGGTTCCTCGTTCGATCTTCCTCTGATCCTTCTCAATTTTCCTGCTTTGTTTGTTTCCCGAGATTCCTAAATAAAATCttagttcttttacttttatttttcattttcttcgttCTTAAAGTTTAGTTTAGTAACTCAAGTTTTTCTGGCTTTGATGAATCAAAATCCTGAGCTATTTATTTTATGATCGTCTTCTGATATTCAAGAAAGCATtgcctctttttcttctttgtttgaattgtgtatttttcatgctttaattttggtttCTGTATCTTTGATCTAAGCAGGAAACTCAACGTCTCCTCAGTGAACCTGGTAAGCACTTTTTATTTTTcgctctttttaaaaaaaaatttatagaaattcATGTTGGTACCGGTGttgttattcttttaaaaaaaatttattagctgaacaaatttgaattttttgggttttttttaataagagagtattgtttttgtttctttttattatgATAGCTCCGGGAATTAGTGCTTCACCATCAGAGGATAATATGCGATATTTCAATGTGATGATCCTTGGTCCCACACAGTCTCCATATGAAGGTAGTTATTTTTTCATCTAATTGTTGCAAATATTTTTGCTTTGTGTTAGAACTGCAAATTTTACATTTGATTGTATAATGGTTGAGGATGGGCTAATTTAAATCATAAAGTGGGGCACCATTGCCAATCATCAGTCACCAATGCTGATTTCTTTATGGTTAAACTTGGAAAGTTTTTGATAAAATGGTTTCCCAGTGTCTAGtttacttaaattttttgttggttttccatcttttttaaaGAGAAAATCAGTCTGGTGTTCTCATTCTTGAAAGGTTTGGTCAAATTAGCTTTTTTCAGTCTTATGCGGTGCTTAGTCTGGTTATTGAATATTGTTTTTGGTAATATCTCCTATTTTTTATTGCATTATGTAATTAGTTTTGCGCTTATGTATAGGTTATGATGCCTTTTCTTTTTTGAGATTTTAGGAGGGGTTTTCAAGTTGGAACTATTTTTGCCTGAAGAATATCCCATGGCTGCTCCCAAGGTACTCGACTTTGAGTCATTTGTAAAGTAGCATGACCTTCCTGTTTCTGTATCTGTTGTTTGTAAGTTGGATTGCTGATCCTTGGATATACAGTAATACTTGGCTTCATCTAAAAAATGTTACTTATGGGGATATTAATATGATTTAGAATGATGTAGTTTGTTTTATCTTTTACTGTTAGTGCTTCTGGTTTTCTTCACTCCCCCTTGATGATTCTGGAATATAGTTGGTCTTCTTTGGCTTGTTATGTTTTGCTCCATTttcgtatttaaaatatttactcaACGAATTGGAACTTTCTATTTGGTCCTCTTGCACTTGTGATTCATGAGTTTAGTGTATTGGTTGGCCATTCAGCATCAATTTATTGTTCTCTATTCTCAAAAATTTTCTATCAACCATTAACATCATcctttttttggtatattttgtattTCTGTCCACCATAACCACTTTGATGTAACAGGTTCGATTTCTTACAAAGATATATCATCCTAACATTGATAAGGTTGGCACCTGTTCCTTCTTTTGTCCTTATTATATGAAGTGAAAGTTGTTTTTTTCGTTTTGGAGGGCTCTTAAGGGTTGAGCATTCTTGCAGCTTGGGAGAATATGCCTCGATATTCTCAAGGACAAATGGAGTCCAGCTCTGCAGATCCGAACTGTACTTTTAAGGTATTATAAGTTTATGTAGATGTAATCTATCTTTGTAAATTGGCATGGCTTACAATTGACTGCAAAAATTCCTTAAAAACATATATCATAATGCTATTTTGTTTTTTCCTGGAAAATTAGGTATTGTAAGTGGAAACGGAAGTTGAATGTTTCCATTGCTGTTGCATAGTTACGTAGTTTTTGTTTTGCTAGAAAGACTTCTCTGCTATTTCTGCATTATCTTGAGTAGTATAGCTCTACACTGACATTAATATCTTTATTTCAGCATCCAGGCACTCTTGAGTGCTCCAAATCCAGATGATCCACTCTCGGAGAATATTGCTAAGCACTGGAAATCAAACAAGGCTGAAGCTGTTGAGACAGGTAAAATCCATAGTTGCAATCGTAGATCATCGAGATTGCTTAAGTCTACTAAAATCAAGGATGATATTGATTCACTGATCAACTGTTCTTGATTGACTATTTGCAGCAAAGGAATGGACGCGTTTATATGCAAGCGGTGCATGAAGACCGGTGGAACCGTTTGCTctcataaaataacatttttatgcAATGTAAGCTATTCAATGTCAATTCCATATTGAAATCTGGACGAATGACAGTTTGAAAGAGTTTGATATTTGCAACCAAAAAAAAAGCTTCCAGGTGCTACCCTTTTAGTAGTAATTCGGTCGGAAGCAATCTCTAAGCTTGTATGATAATACACATGGTTCTCTAAAACTCCCAAAGGCTTTAACTATGGGATTATTCTCTAATATGGTGATTTCAGATTCTGGCTATATGTGTGTGTAATGAATCTATCAACTGGAAATGAAAGAATGGATTGATTAAATTTTGAGGCTTAGGGTTCTGTATTGTTCTTGGACCGTTCAAACCTATaacattttaacttgttttaatgtTATGCTAATTTCACCTATGTATTCTGGTAGTGTAGGTTTGGTTATGATATTTTCAAAGTTAATAATACAAAATTTACAACTCTAATTTTACAATAGATCAATAagatttaaagaattttttttttaaaaaaaagaagttttTGTTATTCATTATTctctattaaatttaaaaaaagcaaATCTAAACTAATTTAGTGATGAAATGTGAATAACATAAGATGTAGttaaatctaaaaagtaagaactaagaaaactataaacaattataaaaaatgataaaagtattCTGCTATTCATaggttttttttcaaaatgataaaaattatttaaatcaataaaagttataaacaaattttgaatttcatgacagaaaagtgataaaaattatttaaatcaataaaagttataaacaAATCTTGAATTTTAGGCCTATTATTATGTAAATGCTTAATGCATAATTTGGTATAAGATATCTgtattatttttttgtccaatctGGCACTTATATTTAATGAAGTTAAATATTTTGGTACCCAAAAGTAACAATTCTAACTTTTTAGTGCTTAATTCGGATTTTagaattgatttgatgaataataataattaattaataatattatcaattaactttcatcaaattaattataaaactcaaattaaGTATTCCATTGGGCCGAACttgacaaattaaacacaaaattaaacaaattcacaatcAACATTAagtttattctattaacaaaatcatgaaaaaatcaTACCTAATAATCATAACAAttgattttcatcaaatcaactctaaaatccGAATTAGACACTAAAAATTTAGTATCATTACCTTtgaataccaaaatatataagttttttaaatacatatatcaaattgaacaaaataataataatacaaatatcacattaaaaaaatattgccAAACTTACATACgaaatgatatattttttaaatcattgaATAGGTTGAGGCCCTCAgccgaaaaaaaaagaataggttGAGGCCTAGAAGAATGTCAAATTTTCAGcccaataaaataattagaaaaaaaaataatgtttaagaaaaaaaaaaaagcaagggGGGTTTTAGGAGGTTTTATGCAGGGCAAGCCGGCAATGGAGGAAAGTTTTGTACTTGTCGTCAACCAACACCGCAAACACCTATAGAAACCTTGACCCAGCTCTCTGACCCACCGATTTCGACTCGCCCAAATCTCCCAAAGAAATGCCTTCTCAAAACCCAGAACCCGAACAATCCCCTGATCCCAAAACCCTGAAAGACCCAGAACCCAAGCAACCCTCGGAAGAACCCCCAAATCAAGAACCCAAAgtagaaggagaaggagaagaggaagaagaagaagaaggtgaGTGTGGGTTTTGCTTGTTCATGAAAGCAGGAGGATGCAAAGAAAGCTTTGTTGGGTGGGAAAATTGCATCCGAGAAGCTGAAGAAAACAAGGAAGATATCGTGGAAAAATGCTTTGAAGCAACCTCAGCTTTAAAGAAGTGCATGGAAGCCCACGCTGATTACTATGAACCCATTTTACGAGCCGAGAAGAAGGCCGAGGAACAGGCAATTATTGAGTTggagaaagaaaaggaagaggAGGGTTTGGGTGCTCAGGAAGATTCCAAGGATTTGCTGAATAAATCAGATGGTTAGTGAGTTTTGGGCATAATTGAGTGTTTTAACTTAGTGAATTTTTAGAAATTCAAcgaaattgaaatatttttaatactaaatGTTATTGTTTTATGGATGATGGAAATATGGTCATCAGAGACTAGAATAAATTTTTCATACATATTGGAACCAATGGAGTGTTAGATTACACATTTTGGATAGTTCTTTTCCAAAGATTTGAACTTCAGACCTTGAATTGGAATTTCAAGTTCTAACTCTATGGTTTATTTGACAAGAGTCTTTCCTTTCATATTAGTGAATGGATGTTAAGCTTTTTACAATGGCAATTCTTTCTTTATGGATAACTTTTGGATTGCTTTTGTATGTTTGATCACTTGATCCTTAATCTTGATAAGCGTCATTCAATTCTAGTAGTGTTGAATCTATGATTGTTGATCTTAGAACGATCCTTGGTATTGCTACTGAATTTCCTTACTAGTGTCTACTTGTATCCTTAAATtgcttttggattttcttttgtATGTTGATCCTTAATGTTGGGAGATTCATTCAATTCAAGAAGTGACTTGATTATATGATTATTCATCTTAGAACGATCCTTGACATTGCTGATTAGTCGTCATTTATGTCAAGTTTACTTACTAGTGTCTACTTGTATCCTTGAtttgattttggattttttttctccttctttttttGGTAGGCTGATCCTTAATGTTGGTAGATGTCATTCAATTCAAGTAGTGACTTGACTATATGATTATTCATTATAGAATGATCATTGGTATTGCTGATTAGTCAGTGGTTGTATTTGCTTACTAGTGCCTACTTGTATCCTTAATTTGTCTTTGGATTATTAGATGTAATTCAATTCAAGTAGTTACTAGAATTTATGATTATTGATTTTAGAATGATCCTTGGCATTGCCGATTAGTCATTTGTTGTATTGAGTCTACTTAGTAGCGTCTAGTTGAGCTTGTATCCTTTAATTGTTTGAATGAATTGTGGAATCACATACGAGTACCTTAAATGTGTTTTTAACCAATTACCTCAGCTGAAACTTTAGAAATTGAGTGGTCTTAGAGTAGGCTACCCCTGAGCAAAAGAGCCTATCTTTCGAATGTGTTATGATGTCCACAGCAAATGACcatatttttttcctttgtatGGAAAGAATTATTACTAGGAGTTGTACTTTCAAAGGTGATTATTGGATACAAGTATGCATCCAATACGAATATGCTCAAAGTTTCAAGTTATTCCTTCGATTTGGATTTGTTTGAAAACACGTTGGACACTAGTGTCAAAAGCAGTACTTTATGGAAAATGAAGAGTTTGGGTACTAGGTCATATAACTACTACTGTTGTAGTGTAAAGATCACTTTAGTATTCTTCAAAAGGCTAAATCATGAAGGATTCACATTGGATGTACTATTAGTTTATAAATCTCTACAACATCAATGAACCACATGATGTCACCTATTAATAAGCTAAGATATTCTTATTATTTAAATGAAGTGTCATGATACGCTAACAGTAATATGATCAAGTAGTCAAGTACTGTGTTGCTTCATAGGATTCTAGAAAAAGGTCATAAATGATCAGAATCCCCTTGTTTTCATTGCATTTTTATGCcttctaaactatttttatagCTTCCTTATTATTAGTGGATATCATTTAAGTAGTGACTTGAATCCACGATTATATAGAACACATTTTGGGTTGCTTTGTTAAAACTTGGTTGTTTTTGATTCACTTATTGCTTTATCTTTTATCCTTAATTGTTTGAATGAGTAGTTAAATCACATAATGTACATTTACCTTCGTCAATTACTCCTCGGCATCCTCATACATTTGCAACCTTTcttggtttacttggttctttcATACCTTACGAAAATTAACGGGCATGGCTGGACTGAGTGCATTGTTTGCGCTGTGATTGCAACGAGACTATCACATCGGTGAAGTAGGCATGGTAATTTTCCAGTTTTGAAAGATCTAGGCTCAAATTGATTGTTGTtttttgcattttgcattttactAAGTCCCTCTTGTTTTTGGTTCATTTTATATTTCTTGCTTGCCAATGTAGAGCCTCTTGGCTATGACTATGTTTATGAATGGTACCATTAGCACCTAATTTCTTGTGTCAAGGCTCAAGTATTAGTTGATACTGAATATTGTGAACAAAACCGAGATGTGATGTTTTGGCACAAGTTCACACCTCGTAACCTTTTTAGTAGTCGCATCTAGTAGATTTGAGGTTGGAATCTCAACGTCTGCAATTGTTTCTCCTTATCATAAAAGAAACCTGTCGAGTCATTTTATTTCTCCATTGGCTCCTGTTATGTGAGCTTTTTACATGCACTCATCTCAATATTACAAAgcaagtgtatatatatttatatacaccaaactatatatatttaattgtatACAAAAATCAGGGATGGTA
It includes:
- the LOC107886608 gene encoding ubiquitin-conjugating enzyme E2 35, whose protein sequence is MANSNLPRRIIKETQRLLSEPAPGISASPSEDNMRYFNVMILGPTQSPYEGGVFKLELFLPEEYPMAAPKVRFLTKIYHPNIDKLGRICLDILKDKWSPALQIRTVLLSIQALLSAPNPDDPLSENIAKHWKSNKAEAVETAKEWTRLYASGA
- the LOC107886600 gene encoding neurofilament medium polypeptide, producing the protein MPSQNPEPEQSPDPKTLKDPEPKQPSEEPPNQEPKVEGEGEEEEEEEGECGFCLFMKAGGCKESFVGWENCIREAEENKEDIVEKCFEATSALKKCMEAHADYYEPILRAEKKAEEQAIIELEKEKEEEGLGAQEDSKDLLNKSDG